DNA sequence from the bacterium genome:
ACCGGACCCTTTAGGGTTCGGGGGGGAGTTAAACCACCACAGAGGAGAAACAGAGGGTACAAGAGGCACAAGGGAGCATAAGAGGAGAGGGTTCGGGGTTCAGGCTTGGAATTCTACCATGAAGAACATGAAGTCCATGAAGGGGAGAGGGTTTGTGTGTCATTGCGAGGAGTCCCGCGTCTCACGGGACGACGAAGCAATCTCCGGAGCAGTTCGAATATAGTGAGATTGCTTCGCTCCGTTCGAAATACTCTATGCTCCATGCCCTATGCCCTATGCTTTCTCGACCATGAAGGACATGAAGATCATGAAGGGGAAAGGGATAGCCACAAGAAGCACAAGAGGGCACAAGGGGAAAAAGGGATAGCCACAAGAAGCACAAGAGGATTTTTAGAGATGAAGACGGACTGAAGATACCCCATGATGGGCAGTGGGAACCATGAACCTTTCCCCTCTCAATCAGAGTTAATCAGAGTAATCAGGTGCAAAACTCTCCAGGGGCTAAGGCGGGGGGTCTGAACCCTCTTTAGTCAGAGTAATCGGGTGCAAACATTCCCCCATTCCCAATCTGTGAAACCTGCCTGCCGGCAGGCAGGTCTGTGGACTCGTTGAAGGGGCCGAGGCAGGGAGCTACTGAATTCTGAATGCTGTATTCTGAATTCTTGCTCTATGTCCCCTGTTCCCCCGCCGGGGGCTTGCGCCCGAGGACGGTATAAGCGGTCAGGGAGGAGAAAAAACGGCCCCGGCGGGAACGTTGTTCCAATTCCCGGAGCCACTTCCGGCCGGTGGTGTCGTCGAGGGTGCCGTCCGCCGCCATCCGGCGGACGCTTTGGCGAAGGTCGTAGATCCGGTCGGCCAATTCGAAATCTTCAACCAGCGAAACCCCGGGCCGGACGACTATCTCTTCCAGCCCGGCATCGAGAAAATAGTTCCTCAAATCTCTCCCCACGGCCCCGCTCGGGAACGAATCGCACCACGACCGGAGCACGGCGCGGGTAATCTCTCGGTCGTCCGCGGCAAGGGTAAAGCTTCCCCAATCGTTGTCGTAGGCGAGGAGGAGGCCGCCGGGTTCGAGAACCCGAGCCAGCTCCCGAACGGCGTTTCCCGGGTCGACGAGGTGCTGAAGGGTGCGGTCGATCCGGCACCGGGAAAAGGACCCGTCCGAGAAAGGCATCCGGCCGGCGTCGGCCCGGCAAAAACATATCCCGTTTTTCCCCCGGCTCCGGGATTGGGCCAGGACGATCATATCCGCGCTGGTATCGATCCCGATCACGCTTCCGCCCGGGGCCGCCAGCGAGGCCATGCGGAAAACGTCGTCCCCAAGACCGCAGCCGGCGTCGAGGATGGTGCTCCCCGGTCCTATCCGGAGAAGATCGTAGCTTTGCCGTTTGCAGCGGCGGTAGTAGGGGAGCGAGTCCAGCATCCGCAGACAACCGGTATAGGTCTCGACGTTCGGTCTCGCGTCGACATCGGCGAATCCCGAGGCGAGATACTCTTCATGCATCGGAATTACCGGGCGATGGGGATGTCCCCGGGCTCGCCGAAATAGCTCCTGGTGAAGCCGCGCACCGCCCACAGTGCCGTAGCCGGCCGGAAAAGGGCGATACCGTCCGTTCCGTCGCCGTCGTAATCGGCGGGCTGAGGCCGGTCGCCGCCGGCCCCGAACCAGGCCCGGGTCGTTTCTCTCAGCGCCCACAGGCCGGAAGCGGGACGAAATATCCCCGCGACGCGGGTTCCTTCCCCGAGGTAATCAGCCGGAACGGGCCGGTCGCCCGCAGAACCGAAATAGAACCGGGTCACCTGTCGTACCGACCAGAGGCGGGAGCTTCCTCGGAAAGTGGCCATATTCATCGTCCCGTCGCCGTCGTAATCGCCGGGAACGGGCCGATCGGCGCCGGCGCCGAAATAAACCCGGGTGAGCCCCCGAACCCGCCAGACTCCGTCGTCGGCGTTGAATACGGCGACGTCATCGCTCCCGTCGCCGTCGTAATCCCCGGGAACGGGGATGTCGCGGTCGTCGCCGAGGTAGAACCTGGTCAGGGTTCGGATCCACCAGAGACCCTCGCCGGCGCGGAAAACGGTCACGTCGGCGGTCCCGTCGCCGCCGTAATCGCCGGGAACGGGAAGATCGAAAGTCTCTCCGAAGTAAATTCTGGTCAGGCCCCGGACGGCCCAGAGCCCCGAGCTTCCGCGGAAAACGGCGATTTCGCTGGTCCCATCGCCGTCATAATCGCCCGAGGCGATTACGAAGAGCGCCGGCGTCGGCGTGAGCCCGCAGGTGGGGGTGGGGGACGCCGAAGGGCAGTACGGAGTCGCCGTGGCCGATGAAGAAGGAGCAGCGGTGGGAGTAGCGGCGAAGGTGGGAGTGGTTGATGGGGTGGCGGTGACGGAAGCAGTCGGCGAAGGCGTGGGAGTCATGGTGGCCGATGGGGACGGGGTAGGAGTGCCCGAAGGAGTCGGAGTGCAGGACGGGGAGGGCGTGGGCGAGGCCGTGGGAGTGAGGGAT
Encoded proteins:
- a CDS encoding methyltransferase domain-containing protein produces the protein MHEEYLASGFADVDARPNVETYTGCLRMLDSLPYYRRCKRQSYDLLRIGPGSTILDAGCGLGDDVFRMASLAAPGGSVIGIDTSADMIVLAQSRSRGKNGICFCRADAGRMPFSDGSFSRCRIDRTLQHLVDPGNAVRELARVLEPGGLLLAYDNDWGSFTLAADDREITRAVLRSWCDSFPSGAVGRDLRNYFLDAGLEEIVVRPGVSLVEDFELADRIYDLRQSVRRMAADGTLDDTTGRKWLRELEQRSRRGRFFSSLTAYTVLGRKPPAGEQGT